Below is a window of Ctenopharyngodon idella isolate HZGC_01 chromosome 7, HZGC01, whole genome shotgun sequence DNA.
acaaacaaacaaaaaaaaaaaaatcaaggaaaattcgatttctcaattcatgacccctttaagtttCAGTAGTTCTgttatattttgtgtatttattagttttggggatttttatttttttatttttgtagctttcatttatttttatttcaattttagtaaATTTAGTACATCAACTTCAAtttcttaattattttatttcaacttttttttcaattgccaaaaatttgatttttaatagttttaattttacttaataacaacactgactggattacattttaattaatgtgtataaatacatacatgATAAAAACATACATGATAGAGCACATAAACAAACTCTAAATTATAAATCAAAACATCTGAATGTCGTTGTAACATTGTACAGGATCATTTCAGCCTCTATGCAAATTTGCAAACACAGACATGAAGTGCATAAGCTGTACGTGTGCATTAAGGAAATAAACACTGCTTACTTCATAGACATCCTGTTTCCTCTCATAAGTCATGGACGCTCCTGTCGGATTGCCTCCATTGGGGATGGTGTACAAGACTCTTGGTGCGGTGCTGCCCGGCTTTTGTGTGTCTGTAGGGTCCCACTGTGCCAGAACCTTCCTGAGGCCTTCTGGGATCATGCCATGTTGATCGCTTGGCACATTAATGATGTTGCAGCCCAGCGGCTGCAGCTGTTGATGAAATAGTTGGCAATAATTACCATGTAAACATGTTCCTTTAATGGTTCAAGAGAGATCACAGGTAAAACATGGTTGATGAGAAAATGTGGTCCATCTTTGTCCTTACGGCTGCCAGGGTTCCTGAGTATGTGGGAGCATCAAGGAGGACGTTGTCTCCAGAACTGACAAGCATCTCAAATATCTGATGAACagaatgaagaagaaaaatggAATTTTATTATATAGCAAATTGGGGAGAAATCACCATGATCTCACcatgcctaaaaaaaaaaaaaaatcccaaaaagCCTAAGTCCGTAAACCACGATAATCCAAATAGGCCCACTCATTATAAGGATGAAAAAAGACAACAACAAAGCAAATGCAAGATAAAAACCACAGCTTTACTGAGGAACAGCAAACGTTTCAGTCACAACATGACCTGATTCAGCACTGAAGGTGACCGAAAGGCTTGACGCATTTGCTTTTTTGTTGCCCTTTTTCACCCTTACGGTGTGGTTGACTTTTTTGCAACTTTTATCCTAGATTATGGCACATATGCATATAACTAATAATATCTCAGTTTATACATTAGGAACAGAGTGACTATCTCCACAAGagcatttaatattaattaaattaatattaacttaattaatattttgaattagcttatacattattttctgttcattttaatttatttaaagttttagtaattttgttgggtgtttttgtcatttttattagtttttttatgcctatattttttttttatttaaattttagttctggttattttagtacatcaagttaaactaaaagaaaatgagaaatagctgaaatacaaatttaatattttattttattttacgtaacgtttattttctttcaagtaatggttttatttcatattcatgcatttagcagacacttttatttaaagcagCTTACATTGGATTCAAGGTAAACGTTATCAGTTCTTCTTTCCCTGGGAACTGAAGGAAGGCtttgttaactataataaccctgactAGGGATGCATAATATATTGGTGACCATTTTATTATTGACCATAAATAGCACTGTAAAATGCTCACTATCTGTCTGATTATGCCCAGATAATATCATGCAGAATGTTAGCGGTGTGTATGAGGTGGGCGTACTTTGCAGAGGCCCTCCTGACTGCCAGTGGTGACACACATCTCCATCTGTCCTCTCTCTGGACTATAGCCGGCTGTGGGAGGATTGTGGAGGCTTTTCTGAAGATCCTTCATCCATGAGACCAGCTCTGGAATACTACGAGCATACGGACACACGTACGAGCCAATGAAGCAACAGCAGTGCTTACAAATTGTAATTAATGTAATCATTAATTGCATCAAACAGACTTTCCAAACATATATAAATGGTAGGctttttaagaaagaaagatttaaaagaaattaggaAAAAATAAGTAGGAAGAAttgataaattataaataatttactgTCATTGTTTGAATAACATTTCAATTcccgggttcaaatcccggacgagcccccaattTATTGTCCCCATTCATGCAATctataaaaaagtaactgtaatctgattatgagCAGCATTCTGAAATGTATTATAATCTACAGTAATTACAAGTATTTTATATTTGGAATCagattacataatacagattacatgtaatcagttactacccagcactgagCAACAGTGTACAGTTTGATACCCGTATGAGCCGGAGTACTGCAGCGCTCTCTTCATCAGCGTCTCATCCAAAACCACAGCATCTCCTCCCTTCACTTTAATGCTGGCCGACTGGAACGGGAAGGTGTTGGGATTGGGAGCTCCTCCAGCCAGAGAGATCAGAGACGGAGGAGATCGCTGCTGCAGCTCAGCTGGATCATAAAGACAACATAAATGAGGCCGTGTTTATTAAGtcaagtcatttttatttatatagcgctttatacaatacagattgtttcaaagcagcttttttCGACGCATTGATAacaatcaatgatgcaaaccaTCAAATATGAGAGACATTCGaattctgctgtaaaacagCTCTAAAAACACAATggagtcattattcagctcaaatcaattcagtgttgattcatttcagttcaataactgtttaaagttcatcaattatgaaatgagctcaattcagctgtaaagcagctctacagaagacaataacTGACAGTCAGTTCAAGTTTTGTCCTTATCTGAAATAATATCTGATAATATTACTGaacattaaatgtctttttagtTAACACCTCATCATGAAGTCACATCTCAGTCAGGCAGTTCATATCCATCATGGtaataaacagtaatataataataaaaatcagacTCACTCAGTAAGCGAATAGCTGATGGTTTTCTTGCTGCGCTCACAGCTGTCAGAAAGCGAGCGTAATTCATGCTTCTGATGGGATGGAGGACATTgagaactttatttttaaacagacaATTCAAAGAAAAGTGATTTTAATTTGTGTGCATCTGTACTGCAGAGTTTATTACAAAAATTCAGAGGAGTGCTAATGGAAGCAATCCTAATGGGACTTTTAATGGTATAATTCAGATTTTACTGGGTAGAATATGATTATAAAAGAAACTTATCTAGCTATGCAATCACTTAGACATTTTAAGTGTAAAAAGCCCATTAAAGGAACCTTGTTAGACAGGAATTGGttacaaattataatataaactccaaaaaaaaaaaaagagagagaaaacgtGAATGACACATCTAttcataaatttaaatgttgcaCATATTCATAAATAGACAAAGAAAATTGATTTATtgtgcaacaacaacaaaaaaaaaatctgctttttgtgtaataaataaatactgatcCCATTTTTGATTATGAAACTTAAGCTAACTTCACTAGAAATCAATTTCTTGTGAAACAGATGGAACAAGGTGCATTTTAAATTCCCTCCTGGGCTAGAATCTCGATATCACCTTAATTTTCGGAGAGAAACTTATATTTATGGAAAACATGATTTACTGACATGCTCTCATGCACGGCTCAATGTTGTGCGCCTGAGTTCAACTCCAAACGTCAGCAGCAATCAAACGCACATGGCATGAGCGTGCAAATAAATCTGACGCAAATCATAATCAccattcatataaatgtaatataaataatacgAATCATCAGAACGTCAAGCTTTGAAAAACGACGCACAATTTACAATCTACAAGCCTAACCTTTAAAGCACATTACTGACCCGTAACTTCCCGTACCTCTGATAGTCTCCCGCAAAGCTTTCTGGGTCGTGTAGTTTTCTTTAGAGAGACAATTTGTGCCTGTCCAAAAACCCATATTTGCTGTTTTTGCACTTGACCGCTTGTCTACTTACATGACGTATTTCCGGAGTTTGGTCATAGTGTTCAAGTGGCCAAGgccgcaagtgtgggtatttacACAGGCCCAAACATTTTGGCTTAAATAAACACACGGTAATCACAAAGGACTGTGATTGGCCCAGTGTTAGCAGCGCTGAGAAAAGTAACAAGTAACAAATGACATCGCCATTAGCAATGGCCGTTAAACCTAAAACACACAACcaagatttaaaaatattataattatgttGCATTCACATAATAAAACGTTATTTACAACTAAGAAAAATCACATCACATCTACAGTCCTGCATCAGAGGATATGTGACGACATGTTGACACAAGCAGCGGTGAGTTAGCGAACTACATTACCCAAAATGCTTTGCCACTAGGAAGCACATTTGTAAACAATGCTAGAATGCTAAAGGAGAAAGAATGTCTACGAAAGGCTTGGCTTATTTGCTATCGTATCAtagttgctattttgttttaatacCAGAGTTAGTTTATTAACAGAACTAACCAGCAGTTTGCACAGGAATTAGTACGTTTGCTTTAATCTGATCTAGTCTGCAATTGCAGGAATAACGTTACGGCTACATATGTATTAAGTATGATTATCGTGGTGATTAATTAAGCTCAAAATCATTTTACGTGTCCATGGGGAAAAGAAAAGACATGATTCACCCCAGATTTCTCGCTGGTAAGTCTCATTTAATGCTCTTGTAGAGGAGAGAGTATTATATTGAGTGTTTCTTTACCCACGTGTCTTCTTGAgtattaaaaacatgttaattaaaggaatagttcacccaaaaaatgaaaattatcccacaATTTACTAACCCTTAAGTCATCCTATATATGACAGTACATTAtgggatatttttcatttttgggtgaacttttcctttaacATGCACAGTAATGTAGACCTTACAGTTAAGTAGGACCTTCAGTGTATATTCATTTATTCCTGCGTTTCTAATCAACTACATTTCATCTGAACTgtgtggttggttggttggttgatgtTTGATCCTCAGGAAACGGGGATGATTACAACCTCCACAAGAAGAAACACAAAAAGCACAAGAAACACAAGAAGAAGCATCATCGGGATGATGGACACAGTTTCTCCTCTGAAGCTCTGGAGTCGGACTCTGGGATGTTGGTGCTCAAACCTCCTCAACTCAAACTCAAGATCAAACTTGGAGGTCAAACTCTGGGGACCAAAAGGTCAGTGATCTTGCAAACAATAAGTTAGACTGAGACTTCTAAACATAAGCTTTTTGTATTGATCCCTTTAGGAGATGGATCCCAATTGTGACAGAAGTTCCATTAAAGTTCCTTTAGAAAATAATAGAGAAAACTTAACAAGGTCTCTAAATGATCAATATGATCAAAACTCATTTTGCTGAACAACCTGttgcacacaatctactacatgcctttTGACCCttttataattgtaaaaaataaatctattcaGGTCGTGATGCATAAATAAacctttcattattttttttataaagtaaacataagagtaacttttatattgttatcaATATTTCAAGGTGAAcccttactggactgaagcaacttaggtttacttgattatccgtacattattattattagaaatatcatgttaaaatgtgagtatcaaatatgataccaTATAAACTATAGATGAACTCCTTCTGCATTTCTTTAGAcaacaaaattacaatttaaaatgtttcacatAACTTCAACTGGAAAAGATTAGATTTTCAATGAGAAAGAATACAGATATTTTTATGCAGTATGGAGACCGTTTATATTTTTTCCTACTCTCTTATTTGTGTCATATACTAACATATTAGACTTTTATGTTTGAACATTATTGTACATCATATCTgcacattttttgttatttgttaatttttgttccaatttagagaatgttaaaaaaataagttgttGCACATATTCTTCAATAGACAAAGCAAATAGAAGTGATTAAATGTGcaacagaaaacacacattcattttctttttgaaattGCACAAGGTGTTTTTAATTCACTTCTTCATTAAAATATCCTTGTCTTGAAAAATTCAccttaatttttaaagagaaacatGTGCATGGAAAACGTTTTATTGATATTTTCCTCATGTACGTTTGAATGTTTTTACACATCATTATAGTATCAATATATTACAGTATAACAACTCATGGAGTGATAACCAGAACACAATCTCTTATAGATGTTAATGTAACAAATGAATGCCTTTTCTTATGGTTTATTCTTGCTATAAatgaacagttcacccaaaaaatgacaaatacattttaggaaAAAAGCTGCTTTTGTGTTTGGAACAAAATTGCCAAGTAAATGATGCCTATTTTTATTCTTAGATGAATTATTTCATGGTGTATGTAGACTGGGCTGGTAACCAGAAGTTTGTAGGTTCAAACCCTGCAAGAGGTGATTCATAGAGTGTAACGTTTTCTCTGTAATAACTCAGGTTTGATAAAGCGTTTTGTCTTTTTGTAGTGTGCCCACGTTCACAGTGATCCCGGACTCTCTGCGCTCCGTGTCGCCTCTGAACGTAGAGAGTGATGATGATGGCGATGATGACGACGACGGCGACGACTCTGATGATGACGTGCCGTCAGAGGGAGTTCCTATAGAGCAGTACAGAGCCTGGCTGGGTGAGGGGAGAATTTGAATATGCAAAAGCTTGAGCGAATATAGGAAAAATAGCCAGTCTGGGCCATGTTAATgtgatgaatgtttttgtgtgtaataCCCAGATGAGGACAGTAACCTGGACCCGTCTCCTCTGCCGGACATGGACACGGACTCGCTGCTGGGAGGCCCGATGGACGAGGAAGAGCGATGGCTGGAAGCGCTGGAGAAGGGAGAGCTGGATGATAATGGAGAGCTGAAGAAAGAGATCGATGAGTCCCTGCTCACGGCCAGACAGGTGCTGTATTAAAACACACATCTGACCAATGGGATAGGGAATAAACTATTATACAGCCTAAACACAGGATTCctacacattttccatttcaagACTCTTTTCCAGACTTCTCTGTGGATTTTCAGACCATATTTAACATCTGCtaaatgatataaaaacatgttacattctatgtatgCTGTCAAATAATTGCCAGAATATTGTAGCTAGGGACTGTAGCTCATACAAACCAATTAACAACAAACCGTTAAGCGTTTTATTAAAACTGCCATCTTAAAATACTGGATTATGTTTGATACACTTTCATGCTTTCACTGACTGCAAactttttaaatcatatatgttttaaaatattgaatttttttagaaaatattttgaaaataatagcAGGATATGCCATTCAGTATcctgctattattattattatcaggcATTATCACTTCATACAAGTCCCCATATACCCATATCATTCAGCTATATAGCATTATTTTCATATTCAATATTTAGTACAGTCTCCTGTAAATAATCACACAGTGCAAATCCACTCTTAAATGTTCTCTAAACtatattttagaaaacaaaatagtatggattaagttgatcaaaagtgacagtaaagacatttctaatgttacaaACAGTATCGGGGTAACggattacaagtaacttgagttacataatcagattttggctttccaagtaactagtaaagtaacgcattacttttaaatatacaacaaaaaaagttactttttcaaataagtaacgcaagttactctGTTTCCCCATTTAtggactgacagctctcctgtccccatgtcgAGAGAAATTGTatgtgcagaggtgttgtgagTAAACATTAGAGATGCTCCGATCAGCATTTTTGGGGCCGATTACCGATCACCAAGATCATGATCTGCCGATTGCCGATCACTGCCGATCACAGAATGGCAGGGGAATGGGAATCTTTTATCTATAATCTAGCAGAGTTTGCACCATTTGTAGAAATGAAACTAACTCTAAATTAACTgtattgagaaaaaaaactgtagaaATAGGCTAGAGTCAAGATCTTGAAGAACCACCAAgtgtttattttagaaaatgagaTAACTTAAGGCTACTGTAGGCCATCTTTCCCAAATAAGGCAGAGTAACAAAATTATTCCAAACAAAGAGGGGTTAGGCAGACCAACACACATCAGATCAGCTTAATGGGATACAACGCGGGGAGACACACATCAGTTAGGTATTTCCTGCCTGGGGTGTCGTATCGTGGATCAAGGCAGCTTAGCAGGCGACGGAACCCTTTATCCTCCACAACGGATAGAGGTTGTTCGTCGAGGCAAATGAATTCCATAATTCTGAACGTGATGTCTTTCCACCTCGTACTATCCCTGCTGTATGGTTCACGTCGTTTAAATGCATCACTCACAGTCGGCTGGTTGAGTGATGGGGATGTTGTTGGCTTCTGCTGGTTTAGTTTCTCATACTCGGCATATTCAGTTGCATGGCGTGTTCTAAGATGCCTAATCATGTTAGTGGTGTTAAAATGACGTTGTTTGCTTCCACCTCGAGGGATTTCATCACGACATACATTGCAAACGGCTAACTTTACGTCTTTATCGGACACTTTGAAAAACTTCCAGACGGGAGAACTCATGTTGCCACTGACAAGCTCCGCTCTGCTGTTGTGTACCTGTGCGCACGTTTTTTGATCGGCGCTTTTGGGGTTCGCCGATCAAGCTATTTTTAGCCAATATCGGCCGATCATGATCGGTGGCCGATCAATCGGAGCATCACtagtaaacatgatggttattgtagttctagacatctactcatctcacttgcacaaaaacagattcagtattcctcaaaacgaataaacagtgaaatgcaaactcagaatattacacaaacctgcaataatgaaatatttaataccACAAATACACTTTATGTACTTAATCTCACTTTATGACccgtgtctttgctgctgaccttcaatgattcAATTTatccatactaataagcaaaaatgacttcagATAAACATCACTTTTGTGTTTCATTACTTTGTTTTCATCGCTAAAGTAAGAAGCTGCATCTCCTTTCTAAGGCCCTCCAGAGGTCACCTTTGTCggctgcatacgtcattgaGGCTGCTTCATTTCAGTAAACCGACCGCTACATTCCAAAGTCATAAGGAAACTACAACAATTTATGCTTCATTAGGAATAACGGTCAATTTTATAATGGTTACTCTTctgaaataagacatccttTATGGCGTATGCGGCCGTCAAATGCATCTTCGGATGATGAAGCCTTCAGAATAAGACACAGCTAGAgttcattcactattccctacattagtccacttgagggagtgaatgaaaatgagtgagtgaattcggacactgagtgcactgGAAAGGCTgctgcttttgcatagtttgtgcttgctgtttaatcaACATTTGAAACttaaactggcagctccagtagtaagataa
It encodes the following:
- the aadat gene encoding kynurenine/alpha-aminoadipate aminotransferase, mitochondrial isoform X1 encodes the protein MGFWTGTNCLSKENYTTQKALRETIRGTGSYGSMNYARFLTAVSAARKPSAIRLLTELQQRSPPSLISLAGGAPNPNTFPFQSASIKVKGGDAVVLDETLMKRALQYSGSYGIPELVSWMKDLQKSLHNPPTAGYSPERGQMEMCVTTGSQEGLCKIFEMLVSSGDNVLLDAPTYSGTLAALQPLGCNIINVPSDQHGMIPEGLRKVLAQWDPTDTQKPGSTAPRVLYTIPNGGNPTGASMTYERKQDVYELARTYDLLIIEDDPYYFLQFQKPWAPTFLSMDVDGRVLRTDSFSKILSSGLRIGFVTGPKPLVDRVVLHIQASTMHTSTFTQLIVSQLLHNWGQTGFLSHIDGVIEFYRSQRNAMLSSADKWLRDVAEWHRPMAGMFLWIKLKDIKDTQRLIMERALEKEVLLVPGGVFNINSSDPCPYVRAAFSLSTPQQIDEAFRRLADLIKDAM
- the ino80b gene encoding INO80 complex subunit B, which codes for MGKRKDMIHPRFLAGNGDDYNLHKKKHKKHKKHKKKHHRDDGHSFSSEALESDSGMLVLKPPQLKLKIKLGGQTLGTKSVPTFTVIPDSLRSVSPLNVESDDDGDDDDDGDDSDDDVPSEGVPIEQYRAWLDEDSNLDPSPLPDMDTDSLLGGPMDEEERWLEALEKGELDDNGELKKEIDESLLTARQKALLHKQQIQPLLELPMGYKEKELTAEMMQKREERARKRRLQAAKKAEENKNQTIERLTKTSKAKIKSMRERKSKQAQLPMVRYSSNAQGAAVSYPVGIPAPMPAVPSAPPPAPASCGVSGCSNLKKYSCSKTGTPLCSLECYKKNLILLEGVA
- the aadat gene encoding kynurenine/alpha-aminoadipate aminotransferase, mitochondrial isoform X2 yields the protein MNYARFLTAVSAARKPSAIRLLTELQQRSPPSLISLAGGAPNPNTFPFQSASIKVKGGDAVVLDETLMKRALQYSGSYGIPELVSWMKDLQKSLHNPPTAGYSPERGQMEMCVTTGSQEGLCKIFEMLVSSGDNVLLDAPTYSGTLAALQPLGCNIINVPSDQHGMIPEGLRKVLAQWDPTDTQKPGSTAPRVLYTIPNGGNPTGASMTYERKQDVYELARTYDLLIIEDDPYYFLQFQKPWAPTFLSMDVDGRVLRTDSFSKILSSGLRIGFVTGPKPLVDRVVLHIQASTMHTSTFTQLIVSQLLHNWGQTGFLSHIDGVIEFYRSQRNAMLSSADKWLRDVAEWHRPMAGMFLWIKLKDIKDTQRLIMERALEKEVLLVPGGVFNINSSDPCPYVRAAFSLSTPQQIDEAFRRLADLIKDAM